In Ictalurus punctatus breed USDA103 chromosome 3, Coco_2.0, whole genome shotgun sequence, the following are encoded in one genomic region:
- the LOC108261390 gene encoding DNA replication ATP-dependent helicase/nuclease DNA2 has product MSLLSLREKNVGCVGNMVLAGRMTALSGGVYVHHFKRRQGEHVLIILLVGDREVISDQDSRFIGIAAGYVTEITNTGVTCSLDKNLSKNSSDMVFRLGQDEGTGGLSTHLGNLSMLMENSPNSERLRQLIVEFKPPQFIDSLSSVLPREAKDTVANILKGRNKPQKQAMKKVLLSRDYTLIVGMAGTGKTTTICSSERILHACGFSVLLTSYTHSAVDNILLKLKKFKVGFLRLGRAQKVHCDILPFTEEQNRTKGINTLEQLEDLYNQELVVATTCMGVKHPIFSRRRFDFCIVDEASQISQPVCLGPLFYAQRFVLVGDHQQLPPIVQNAEASWESC; this is encoded by the exons GGATGACTGCTCTCTCTGGTGGTGTTTATGTGCATCACTTTAAGCGCAGGCAAGGAGAGCATGTACTCATCATACTGCTAGTCGGGGACAGAGAGGTGATCAGTGACCAGGACTCCAGGTTCATTGGTATAGCTGCTGGATACGTCACCGAGATCACAAACACAGGAGTGACATGTTCTTTGGATAA aaaTCTCTCTAAGAATTCTTCAGATATGGTATTCCGTCTGGGTCAAGATGAGGGCACTGGAGGCTTGAGCACTCATCTTGGAAACCTCTCCATGCTGATGGAGAACTCGCCAAATAG TGAAAGGCTGAGGCAGCTCATTGTGGAGTTTAAGCCTCCTCAGTTCATCGATAGCCTCAGCAGTGTGCTGCCCCGAGAGGCCAAGGACACTGTAGCCAACATTCTGAAAG GGCGCAACAAACCTCAAAAGCAGGCCATGAAAAAGGTACTGTTGTCCAGAGACTACACGCTTATAGTTGGAATGGCTGGCACTGGGAAAACTACCACCA TTTGCTCTTCCGAGCGTATTCTGCACGCCTGTGGCTTCAGCGTGCTCCTGACCAGCTATACTCATTCAGCAGTAGACAACATTTTGCTGAAGCTGAAGAAGTTTAAGGTAGGCTTCCTGCGCCTGGGCCGAGCTCAGAAAGTGCACTGTGACATCTTGCCCTTCACCGAg GAGCAGAATCGGACCAAGGGAATCAACACCCTTGAGCAGCTGGAGGATCTCTATAACCAAGAG CTTGTTGTAGCCACTACATGTATGGGTGTGAAGCACCCAATCTTCAGCCGACGGCGCTTTGATTTCTGCATTGTGGATGAGGCGTCTCAGATCAGCCAGCCTGTGTGCTTAGGACCACTCTTCTATGCCCAGCGGTTTGTTCTTGTAGGGGATCACCAGCAGCTGCCCCCCATTGTCCAAAATGCTGAGGCCAG